In Brachionichthys hirsutus isolate HB-005 chromosome 20, CSIRO-AGI_Bhir_v1, whole genome shotgun sequence, the genomic stretch GCTGTAATTAAAAGTGCAAAGGTTTGCATCATTCTGACGGGCCACGAGGAAATCCACGAAACGTCGTTTGTCACATCAAACGGGAGCATTTCAAATGTTGGTCGAACAAAAGCAGGGAGAAAGATGATTTCATATATAACGCGTCTGATGGAGCAAAAATAAGATTTATGTTCTGATGGGAGAAAGATAtgcgtaaataaaaacaagttcaCATAATATTGGAGAAACCAAAAGGTCTAAAATGCCtataattatattaattatatattatatttaacttCTTAAGAGAGATTCCGTTGATATAATTTGGGAATAGGAATGACATCACAGGTATAGTTTAGATGCCAATTTGGAATTTCCCACGTCTAAACACCCAGGACTTCAGTCACCGCTCAACTaatccacacacacgcgcacgcacacacgcgcgcacacacgcacacacccacacacgcacacacacacacacacgcaacctGAGAGATGCTCCCGCACCTCCCGGGAGCCACCTGAAAGCCCCGCGCGcgcaccgaccccccccccgcgcacgCTGCTGCGCGGTGGCGCAGCCCAGATCCGTCTGCGGGTGGAGACGCGTGAGGAACAacggagctgctggaggcgAACGCTTTGCAGGATGGGGATAACCCGGAGACGCACGGCGTTTATCTGATCAGTCGCCGGAgcggggggcggggagggggcggggacggggacgggggggacctGCTGCCGGTCGGGAAGACGCGCCTCACAGGATCCTACCGACGCGCGTCTTTTTCGGATCAGGTGCGCCGTCCGTTTCTAAACTTACCTGGGATGAGGATTTCTACTTATTTTTAGTGCTTTAATGGGAATGCGGATTTAAAGCCCAAACTTCTGACGGTCTCCTCTCTTTTAAGGGGGGGTGTGTGACGGCCGCAGATCAGAGATGAGCGCGCCGAACGCGTCAGTTCATTCTGGGGGGACGCTGTCGACGTTATCGCGGCTGATCGAGTGTCAGTCACCCCGTGGTCCCTGAAAGTTAGGGACTGCATGCGGGACGGGGTGGAGGATGAAGGCAAGCTCCTCTTCACTCCGGACGCAGAGCTCAGTGCACCGCTTCTGTCCTGGACGTGGTTTCAAGTTAATCCATCAATCGGTTGGATTGATCGATTTGTGATTGGTGTTGTTAGGGAGGTAGGAAGATGGGTATCCAAAACTGTGGAGTTCTGCTCGGGCTGGAGGGGAGAGAAACGGATATCCCGATCCCTTCCTGGGACCACAGGTGTTCCATGTAAACAGGTAAGGGGTTCGAGGATAGCGCTCGGATTATGGATTCATTTggcaagagaaaaaaaaaactttacgaAGACCAAAACTGTCTGGAAGATGATAACAGTATATGCATTTAATATGACTGAGGTTAAATAAATGGCATGTATTCCATATCATCAATCAATTAATCCATGCTGGATTGTTCCTGCGTTTTAATCCGCTTGATATTGAAGctaaaggtctttttttttttaaatagatctccagctgctgattTTTAATTCCGCATTTTAACAGGTAAAAGGataaaaaatattcacaatAATTCTGGGAGACTGTAAATGTTAGAAAATTCATAAGTGAGGTATACTCACAATTAGCAATTTTTACAAATGGAATTTTCGTTTGTAaattattaacattttaattattacatcagtatatatatatttatgtttttcacatagctttaaaaaaaaagttttttttgaaCTGAAAAGGAACGAGAAGCATTTTTATGCGTTAATCTGAATATAGAGTTATTCTCTTCTAAAGTTCTGCTCAACAAATTCTGAGCGTTTCTTGATAACTTCATTTaatcattcatttaaatttcTCTCATCTTTTAGCGACTCCAAATCCCAAAATGCCCAGCTGTGGATAGAGAGGTGCCCTCTGGGTCGAGCTGCTCTACCTCCTTGCACCTCCTCTCCTTCATAGCTCCCTTTTCTCTTTTACTTTGTCACCCCTTTAACCCTTTGTCCTCCCTTTACCTTTTCCCCTCCTTCTCAAACGCCCCGCTCCCCGCTCATTTTCCTCGCACCCACGTCAGTGTCTGCTCTTCACCCCTATACCCAGACACCTCCCTGCTGCCCTCGCTCCTGCCCTTCTGCCACCCaccacatcctcctcttcctccccccacaGCACACATGCAGGCCAAGAAGCGGTACCTGCTTGTGTCTGTGGGGGCCGGTCTTCTCTTCCTCGTCTACCTGTGGGGTCTGGAAATCGGGgagttccagcagcagcactacCAGTACCGCCAGTTTCCCCAGTACCCCCAATACCACCAGCAGGATTACCAGTACTACCACCAGAGCCAGGAGGTGTACCAGCCCCAACCCCTGCCCCAGAGAAGCCCGTCCAGACCACCCAGGCACTGGCCAGAGCCGACGCAGCCGCTAGAGCCGTACCTGGAGGGGGGAGAGCAAGAGGTAGACCACCAAACGGACACATTTACTGTGAATGCATGCCTGTAATTATTCTGCTTTCGGGTAATCGGCCCCGTTTCTTGCCCGTGGCCCCAGGCGGATACCCCCCAGCTCCATCACCAGCACACCTCGCCTCGAGAGCGACGCGCGATCCGTGACAACATCTACAAGAACAAACGCTGCCGCATGGAAACGTGCTTTGACTTCGCTCGCTGCCAGTCGGGCTTCAGGGTTTACATCTACCCTCctcagagaggggaggagatcTCAGAGACCTACCAGAAGATCCTATCGTCCATCAGAGAGTCTCGCTTCCACACCACGGACCCGTCCAAGGCCTGCCTGTTTATTCTGGCTGTGGACACGTTGGACAGGGACCAGCTTTCAGCCCAGTATGTCAAGAACGTCAGGCTCCGCATCCATAACCTGCCAACCTGGAACGACGGCAGGAACCACCTCATATTCAACCTGTATTCCGGCACCTGGCCGGACTACACGGAGGATCTGGGCTTTGAGGTGGGACAGGCCATGCTGGCAAAGGCCAGCGCAGACATGGCCAACTTCAGATCCAACTTTGACATCTCCATCCCTCTGTTCTCCAAGGATCACCTGCTAAAAGGAGGGGGGGTAGGTTATCTGACACTCAACGACGCACCGCCCTCCAGGAAATACCTGCTCGTTTTCAAAGGGAAGCGGTACCTAACTGGCATCGGTTCTGAGACGAGGAACGCGCTACATCACATCCACAACGGGGAAGATATTGTTCTTCTGACCACATGCAAGCACGGCAAAGACTG encodes the following:
- the LOC137909695 gene encoding exostosin-1-like, whose amino-acid sequence is MQAKKRYLLVSVGAGLLFLVYLWGLEIGEFQQQHYQYRQFPQYPQYHQQDYQYYHQSQEVYQPQPLPQRSPSRPPRHWPEPTQPLEPYLEGGEQEADTPQLHHQHTSPRERRAIRDNIYKNKRCRMETCFDFARCQSGFRVYIYPPQRGEEISETYQKILSSIRESRFHTTDPSKACLFILAVDTLDRDQLSAQYVKNVRLRIHNLPTWNDGRNHLIFNLYSGTWPDYTEDLGFEVGQAMLAKASADMANFRSNFDISIPLFSKDHLLKGGGVGYLTLNDAPPSRKYLLVFKGKRYLTGIGSETRNALHHIHNGEDIVLLTTCKHGKDWEKHKDSRCNTDNEEYSK